Proteins from a single region of Juglans microcarpa x Juglans regia isolate MS1-56 chromosome 5S, Jm3101_v1.0, whole genome shotgun sequence:
- the LOC121267157 gene encoding transcription factor MYB15-like produces the protein MPGRSRTSWCPEEDQKLKAYIKRYGICNWNKMPGAAGLTRSGKSCRLRWRNYLRPDIKRGNFSQEDQETILKWHELLGNRWSAIAAKLPGRTDNEIKNYWHAHLKKRSKNNSSSTTISELEGTSEEVEANKNDSSGNQDLLLISDSPKVPNMDGIKGIPTSLQIYMSTNDIVYSSSSTDPPVEDVINQYMIDQDEINFSSSNASEIIQSIWELPYFSFQDIFMPETDPGFMAPTIYCEVPPGANEFRCLL, from the exons ATGCCCGGGAGATCAAGAACCTCATGGTGTCCTGAAGAAGACCAAAAGCTGAAAGCCTACATTAAGCGATACGGCATTTGTAACTGGAATAAGATGCCTGGAGCTGCCG gttTGACACGATCCGGAAAAAGTTGCAGGCTCCGATGGAGGAATTACCTTAGGCCTGACATTAAGCGGGGGAACTTCAGCCAAGAAGACCAAGAAACTATACTTAAGTGGCATGAACTGCTGGGGAACCG ATGGTCTGCAATTGCTGCCAAGCTTCCAGGAAGAACtgacaatgaaataaaaaattactggCACGCCCACCTGAAAAAGCGCAGTAAGAACAATTCTTCATCAACAACTATATCAGAATTGGAGGGAACTTCCGAGGAAGTTGAAGCTAACAAGAATGATTCTTCTGGGAATCAAGATCTCCTACTAATTAGCGACTCCCCAAAAGTGCCAAACATGGATGGCATTAAAGGTATCCCGACGTCACTACAAATCTATATGTCTACTAATGATATTGTCTATTCTTCAAGCAGtactgatccaccagttgaagATGTTATAAACCAATACATGATAGATCAGGACGAGATCAATTTTAGTTCGTCCAACGCATCTGAAATAATCCAAAGTATATGGGAGCTGCCATATTTTTCATTCCAGGACATATTCATGCCTGAAACAGACCCTGGATTTATGGCTCCAACTATATACTGCGAGGTGCCGCCAGGAGCCAATGAATTCAGATGTTTGCTATGA